In Dromiciops gliroides isolate mDroGli1 chromosome X, mDroGli1.pri, whole genome shotgun sequence, the genomic window TGAGGGTTTGGAATAATCCAAGGCCAGAAGGATTTGTGGAAAAACCCCTAAggttcactccctcccccccccatacacacacattggATAACACCTATTGATGTAAAGACCAGGCTCAAGTCCTAGAAGCTACACAGTCAAAGCCAGGGGATTCTGACACTTCTCTGGCTGTGGCTTGGGAGTTgggcacatttgttgttgttgtttttctaagaGGAGCACATTTTGTGGGTGTGATGAGCTGTGGTTGAGGAACTTCATTTCAAGCAGAAACCAAAactcagagaggagagggaaggggaggagaattcAGTACCTCCAAATTGattctcttccaaactttctgCTCTctgaggggatggagggaaacccTTCCCAATCAACACAGTCACTTCCAATGCCTGGCCGGCATTTGGCTTGGGAGCttgatctctcctctctctctctcattctctctctctctctctctctctctctctctctctcattctctctctctctctctctctctctctctcattctctctctctctctctatccccccctctcccctccccccaccccctttacaCAGAAGGCAAGGAAAGACAGGTGTCCTTCAGTGATCTTTGGCCCTGCAAAGTCTTATAACTGTCGAGCCAGTGCCAACGTCTGCAAGTTTTCTTCCCTCTACTGAAGTCCAAGGTGGAAGGTAGAAATACGGTGCTTATGCACCCTTCTTAGCTTTAGGGTGCTTTGCTGATCAGCCTTTCCAATGATTTACACgatatttttttttgcctgcaGTTAAATGGACCCCAGTGTTTTGGGAGTCTCGCCCACTTTTCTGTCGAGTCCAGGTTTCCTTTTTACCCCAGAGTTTCGATCTGAGCTCTCCCACCTGGACTCAGTACCTTTTCTGCTTGGAAAATGAAGACTTGCTTCCTGGAGTCTTCCAGCCTAGAAGTTCAAGGTCAGCTCGATGTTAGTGGCTGCCCTGCCTTGACTGGCAgttgcaatgaaaaaaaaaatgtctccttTCCCTTTGGTTTCCAGTCGAATTCAACTGGACTGTGCAATATCTGTGTGAGTGTGCAAGGCAGAAGAGAGAAAAGTACGCTTCTCAGGCTGATGATATTGCTATCCAACCTCTCAATACTGGACTGAATTGTAAAAGGTATTTTAGGTCCAGTGATTCTTGTGTCAGCTGCTGGGGAGTGAGAACTCTTTAAATACGAAATAAAAACTTTCAGCACACTCAGCCACTACCCTTCAAAACTTCCGGAGGAGATGGGAGATCAATATTTAAGTCTGACCCGCCTTCCCCCCAATCTAAGCCAATTAAGATCGCTATACAAGCACAAGAACCGAGAGTGTTAAAgcgctgccccctcctccctggTGTTGGGGCTTGCGGCTTCCCTTTTGGGACCCAGGATTCTGGGGATACGGAAACATGGGGACATCCAGTAGAATCCAGGAGAGAGGCCTGAGCCCAAGGGCCCTCCGGGGGCAGTTCCTTAGGATCATACCCTTCCAGCTTTCCCCCATTTCATTTACTACACAAGAAATTAGGAAGCCCCGGGCAGGACGGAAATCCGCTCGCTGGGTTTTTAAAGGGTCTTTAAAGAAATGTTTGGAAGTGTGGGCTGACCGAATGGGCTTTGAAATGAACGCACACCAGAAGTCCCCTGCCTTGTGCCTGCTTCGGGGAGCGCACTACGCTGCCTTCTTCTCCCTTACTGGAGCCCACAGGAGATAAGACGTGAGAAGAGACTCCCTGGCTCCCCAAAATGATTTGGTAGCGTTAGAGCAGGCACAAAACAGAGCTCCGTGGCCAGTTTCCCCAGCTGCCCTGTCTTGCCCTAAGACACGATGCTAACGGATTACATCAATTCCTAAATTTTCTCCTTTGCTCCCCCCTTCCTGCTTTTTGGAAGATGAACTGGGGCGGGGGCTGCTAGGAGTCGGTTTCCAGACATGCTTATCTGCCAGCCCCGGGTTTCAGGCGGTATATTCAAATGCCCAGATACAGAGATAAAAGAAATCTGAtttgactgggggggggggggttgaactTGGGGATGAGGGAAAGGATGACAGTGTATTTCCTATAGCACATACAGGACATTTATTTCTTATGAGCACAAATACGGAGTATTTCCTCGGCTTCCAAGTTCacacacagcacacacacacacaaccatatATACGTGTGTGGAGGCCAGCCCACGGAGGAGTGGGAAGTGAATTCCAGTGATTTCTGTCTTAATTTATGCTGCCCAGCACACGTGTAAAGGCCATGCACTAGGGCTGCCCAGGCTGGACCGGAAAAAATAAGGAGGATGCCTCCTTCAAAGTGCCTGTTCATGCTTTCCAAGAGAGAGACTCCCCAGCACTGGAGACAGGGCCTGGCTTTCTTCAGTGTTTCCAAGCACGGCTTGGCTCTGTCCCCTCTAGTCCCTTGCTTGAAGGCTGTGCCCCCCTTCCTCAAACTCGGCAGCTGGAGCTAGGGATAgaagggggggtggagagagggcaCTGCCACAGGAAAATAAGGTCTTAGAGAAAGAGGGGACTTGGGAGATCATCCCATCCAAAGTGTCATTTCTCTTTGAAAACACAGTTAGCCTGTGGGGAAGGGGGTTTGTTTCATTTGTGGTTTAGTTTTTGAAAAAACAGGCTCTAGCTCCCATACATCTGGCTAGTTTTCGGTCTCCTATTTCTCAGAGCAGTTGGGCCAAAAGAAGGAATGGGGCACCCAAGCTTGCTGCCCTTCAGTCCCCGGATTCCACAGTTCCCCCTCTGGTTTTGACTACACCCCCTCCTTCAGCTTCCAGTAGCACCCCCCTCTTACCTTCAGATCAGGAGCTGAGCTGCCCATGAGAACTTGAAGGAATCAAAGGTCTTTTACCCAAACAACTTCACAGCCATttcccctgccacccccccccaattctcaGTTGAGGATCTAATTGAATTATGCCTTTCTGTCCCAGAGACAAGAGCACACGTGCTAGAGGTAATTAATTCTCTGATTGTTGTCATCCGGAGTGGGACATCCCAGACCAGGTAAGTCAAAGGCCTGACAGCTTAaccagttcccccccccccacacacacacacaccacaacagaagaagagaagttgggcAAACTTGACCCACCCCTTGttagtttttctctctcttttacatCCTTCCCCTTTCACTGCCCCTCCCTCTCAAGCTCCCCTAGGGTAGATGATTACTGGATCCCAGGGGAGATTGGAAATGAACTATCAGAAACACAACCGAGGAGGTTCTTGAATTGGTCGCCCCCACCTCCACCCAGCCCGGATGGGCCCCCAGAGAAGCTCAAACCCTCCCCTCCACCACTACCCCCCAGGTTAACCCCCATGAACTGTACGTTCCCAACTAGAACAGCGATCCGAAGAGTAGGgattgaggggaggggggggggagggaaaggaagaaagaatagaaagggaaggtaagaaaagaaatgagaaaaaggaaagaaatccgCCCTTTTTGCAACTCAGACTCTGGGGAATTCGTTTGCATGATTTAGCCATATTTGTTCTTTGGTGCAAACCCCCTCAGAAATGAAGTTGGTCTCCCCTatgcatccccctcccccccaatctaCTTTCATCAGCGAGACTTTTTAGAGGCAATCAATATATTTAAGGAAGCGGCAACTCACCTTCCAACTTTGTGAGTGTTCTGTAGAGATGCGGAGGGTGAATTGTGATTGGTTTGATGGGAGATGGGGTTACTGGTGGGGAAGACTTTATACCGGTGGGGGgttttcctctccccccccccttgcaAACTCTAAAATAAAGAATGTGCAGTCTTTCTCGGGGCTGATTGGGAGGCAGGGTGTGAAAGAACCGCGGTTATAAAGCGCTGCTTGAAGCGTCTCTCAATGCGCCTCTGAACTTGATCAGATTTGCCGGTTCCTGCGGAGAGACGGCGGCAATCCTGTGAGCCTGGCTCAATGCACAGACTTGGGGGCTCTGCAAATGGCAGGATATTACAATTACAGCCATCTTTCTTTCGGCCTTTTCTTCCCACCCTTGCTCCCCATCGCTCTTTGCAAAGGCTTTCCAGGacagaaaatgaggggatttatAGTGCTGTCTGAGGCTCATCATTATTCCCAGAGACACATTGGGATagtgggggaaaagggggggaaacaAAACCACAACACTCttacttcccccctcctccccccctccccagccctcaAACTCAATTCTCCAAATCAACTGTAGTCTGAAGGACACTCAGCGTCTATGCACTCTGCCCTGGGTTTCTGAAACGGACACGGGAGGTCGGAGCAAACACTGATTCTGTCTAGAGGTGATTGAGGGAGGTAACACATGAGGAGTGGCTTGGGAGGAAAATTCCACCTCCCAGAAGCCCCCTTTGGATGGAGGGTTGGATTTAGAACTCTTTAGAAATCGGCCTGGTTCAACCCGCTAGTTTTAAAGGCCGCCTGAGCCACAGTCTTTGGAGGGGTGGCCGTGGTtgtgggagaggggggaggggaggaggagatgggggcGACTATGGAGAGgagtgaagggggaagggagggagaaggagagagagagagagagagagagagagagagagagagagagagagagattgagagattgagATTGCGATTGCCGGCTGAGGCTCTGAAAGAAATAAAGCCTTCGCTCGGAAGCCCACTCGAGTTTCAACCAATTTTTCTCCCCCAAGGAATGGGGAGTAGTCGgttcctgggggtggggaggtgggggcacCCAGATACCAAGGGAGAGAGGGGCAGGCGAGGGAATTGCGCTCGGTTTAGTCtcgattttattttatttttctcccataggtgtgtttaaaaaaaaaagacaccctaTGTTGTCAATCGAGAGGGCAAGTGAAATGGATGGAACCTAGCCCAGTCACTGAGTGTGGGCATTTGAGGCAGATGCCCATCGCTCCTGTCTTCACCTGCGGGGCCTCTAAATCAAATTGCCGTTACTCTGCTTCTGGATGTGAATACTCTGGTTCTAATTCAGGTGACTGGAGAGGtgggagcaaaaagaaaaatgaacagatCACCCCCTCCAGCCACCCTCGTGAGAGATGTCAGGAGGGAAATAACagcgaaagaaaaaaaaaagagtttctttCGCTGAACCAGGTGCATCTGACGAAAGAAGCCCGGGAAGGAGGGCCGTGGGACCTCCATCTGAGGGTGCGTTTGCTCGGATCCCAGGTGCTCAGCGACTCCCAAACTGGACCCGAGTAAACAAAATATTTGGGCGCTGAGACCCCCATTAACCTTACCTGGGAGTCGCTAAAGGCACACGGCCCAATCAGGAGCCTCCTTTTCAATGAGGCTGCCATATTCCCTGCTCTAGCCTGCCAATCACGAGCAAAACGGCCAATGGCCGGGCCAGCCGGGGGTCAGGTGACGGCGTGCCAGCGGGTTCCCCATTGGCTCAGCGCGAGCTGCCTCCTGAGTTGGTTTATGTGCAAGGAGTGAGTGATTGACTTTATCAGTCCAAGGACATTACTCTGTTGGAGAAGAGGGTGGTgaactccttcttctcttccttccctaggAGCCCGGCTTGCTGGggctggtggggagggggctcCCTGACCCAGAGTGGGCTACTTCACCACCTCCatctcatcatttttatttcGGTGGCGGGCGGCGGGCGGGAAAGGTTTGTGCATGGTGCAAGATTTGCCAACTCCACTCCCCAgttattctttttgttatttttttctttgtgcttttAGTAGTTTTCTAAAGCAGAGCTGGTACCAgagcttctcctccctccctcctcctccttcttttcctcctccttcttctcctccctcctcctccttctccctcctcctcctcttttcccctcctccctcatctccctcTGCAGGAGACACTCAGACCCTGAAAGTTGCTGCCCCTGGCTGTTCCTTCGGGGTCTCTGCACTGTCCCCAGTCCTTGGGCTTTCTGCTGCAGCCGCCGCTCCAGCGACTTCTTCCTCCCGCGCCTCAGCCGTCGTCTCCTTCGCCGCCGTCGCTGCTGCCTCTGCCGGGGCGCCCTCCATCCATGACGATGCTACTGGACGGAGGACCGCAATTCCCCTCGCTGGGAGTCGGGGGCTTCGGAGCCCCGCGCCACCACGAGATGCCCAACCGGGAGGCGGCGGGGATGGGGCTCAGCCCTTTCGGGGACGCTTCGCACGCCGCGGCCGCCGCCTTCAAGCTGAGCCCGGCGGCGGCGCACGACCTGTCCTCGGGCCAGAGTTCGGCGTTCACTCCGCAGGGCTCGGGCTATGCCAACGCCCTGGGGccccaccatcatcatcatcaccaccaccaccaccacgccGGCCAGGTGCCCTCGTACGGGGGAGCCGCGGCCGCCTTCAACTCCACGCGCGACTTTCTGTTCCGCCAGCGGGGCTCGGGCCTCGGGGAGGCGAGTTCCGGGGGCGGCCAGCACGGGCTGTTCGCCGGCTCGCCGGGGAGCCTGCACGGGCCCCCGGGCATCGCGGAGCCCCCCGGCTACTTGCTCTTCCCGGGGCTACCGGAGCAGAGCCCGAGTCACCCGTCGCCCACGGCCCACGTGGACAACAACCAGGTGCACTTGGGGCTGCGGGGCGAGCTGTTCGGCCGCCCCGACCCTTACCGCGCGGTGGGCAGCCCCCGCACTGACCCGTACGCCGCGGGCGCCCAGTTCCACAACTACCCCCCGATGAACGTGAACATGGGTATGAACGTGGcggccgcggcggcggcggcgcacCACGGACCGGGCGCCTTCTTCCGCTACATGCGCCAGCCCATCAAGCAGGAGCTGGCGTGCAAATGGCTCGAGGAGGCACAGTTGGGCCGGCCCAAGAAGAGCTGCGACCGGACCTTCAGCACCATGCACGAGCTGGTGACGCACGTCACGATGGAGCATGTGGGGGGGCCCGAGCAGAACAACCACATCTGCTACTGGGAGGAGTGCCCCCGGGAGGGCAAGTCCTTCAAAGCGAAATACAAACTCGTCAACCACATCCGCGTGCACACGGGCGAGAagcccttcccctgccccttcccGGGCTGCGGCAAGATCTTCGCCCGCTCCGAGAATCTCAAGATCCACAAAAGGACTCACACAGGTAAGTAAGGGCGCCGGGCGGGAGGCAGGCTGCGGGGGGAGGGCCCAGGGCCGGAGCGACGGgctgccctctcctcccccttgccCTGACCCCTGCGCAATCCTCCGGCTTCCCCAGGTGTCCAGCCGGCCCAACAAAAGCCCCGGCGACAGCCCGGGTGGACGGGGCTCGATTAAGAGGGCTTtaagaggtggggaaggaggaggaggaggaggagaagggggggggggacgcGCACGGAGAAAACCGGGGAAAGCGAGACCGAATGACAGAcacccccgccccccgcccctccTCCGAACGGGCTCTTTTTAATTATCGGCGGCCAGGCT contains:
- the ZIC3 gene encoding zinc finger protein ZIC 3 isoform X1; amino-acid sequence: MTMLLDGGPQFPSLGVGGFGAPRHHEMPNREAAGMGLSPFGDASHAAAAAFKLSPAAAHDLSSGQSSAFTPQGSGYANALGPHHHHHHHHHHHAGQVPSYGGAAAAFNSTRDFLFRQRGSGLGEASSGGGQHGLFAGSPGSLHGPPGIAEPPGYLLFPGLPEQSPSHPSPTAHVDNNQVHLGLRGELFGRPDPYRAVGSPRTDPYAAGAQFHNYPPMNVNMGMNVAAAAAAAHHGPGAFFRYMRQPIKQELACKWLEEAQLGRPKKSCDRTFSTMHELVTHVTMEHVGGPEQNNHICYWEECPREGKSFKAKYKLVNHIRVHTGEKPFPCPFPGCGKIFARSENLKIHKRTHTGEKPFKCEFEGCDRRFANSSDRKKHMHVHTSDKPYICKVCDKSYTHPSSLRKHMKVHESQGSDSSPAASSGYESATPPAIASANSKESAKTPPSAVQTSTSHNPGLPPNFNEWYV
- the ZIC3 gene encoding zinc finger protein ZIC 3 isoform X2, with product MTMLLDGGPQFPSLGVGGFGAPRHHEMPNREAAGMGLSPFGDASHAAAAAFKLSPAAAHDLSSGQSSAFTPQGSGYANALGPHHHHHHHHHHHAGQVPSYGGAAAAFNSTRDFLFRQRGSGLGEASSGGGQHGLFAGSPGSLHGPPGIAEPPGYLLFPGLPEQSPSHPSPTAHVDNNQVHLGLRGELFGRPDPYRAVGSPRTDPYAAGAQFHNYPPMNVNMGMNVAAAAAAAHHGPGAFFRYMRQPIKQELACKWLEEAQLGRPKKSCDRTFSTMHELVTHVTMEHVGGPEQNNHICYWEECPREGKSFKAKYKLVNHIRVHTGEKPFPCPFPGCGKIFARSENLKIHKRTHTGEKPFKCEFEGCDRRFANSSDRKKHMHVHTSDKPYICKVCDKSYTHPSSLRKHMKRCN